The DNA region agtgataaaataaaattaatatccaACGGTAGTGATATGTGGAACTGTTATGttagaaagaaggagaagaagtgaaaaaggagataaaaagaatgatttaaaaaaattatgaattaatttttatttatttgttggcTAAATTATTAAATGGGTTGATTATTGCATAGTTGACTTTTGGCATGATTGATAAGATTTATAAGTCTGACTCCACCAGCTCTCCTTTCAATAACAACAAATGCAAATGCAATCCACCTATGAATGCACGTACGTAAGTGCATGCATGTAGCCTTAACTAGTTAAACAACAACATAACTCACCTACCAATACTTGTAaacttaattaattgattattgtaTCTCTTTTAGTTCGTATTTTTTAGTTTGAGCTTTAAAATCAAAGAGAAAAAATTGTATTAAGAATAAGAgtcatattttttatgttaaattaattagttgcattttgactattaaaaaaaaaagaaaaaaaacttttttagCCGATATCAAAGAACATTTTTCTCAATAAATTATACTTTTCTCTCTTAATCTTTATTCATACACTACTTTGCTAACAATTGTTGTTTTCAAAAAATTGGTTCCTTAACAAAATCATTTTAACAATAACATTTAGATATTATCATgaaattacatttttttaaattcttaagacgtttttttaaataatagtcttttttgaatttgtttaaatttttgtgtaggccttttttttcttttatcttttgtttttcttctttagaggacaacaagaatcaaattttaaacttttttattataaaaattttaatactatgaaatatttttttttaaaaaaattatattaataaaaagagacatataaataattatatctctattaGATCATAGTACTAAAGAAAATAAAGTCAACCATTTTTGGTGTCTCACGGGAAATTTGGGGAGTCTATTTTTTCTTTAACTTGGTATGTAGTTGAATGGGAGGCATATATAGTGTTGGAGCTTTTATATGTATGAGTAGTTGGTTTAATATGCAAGAATTTTTATGGTCTATTTtgtgattttcttttattttggtgtAATTTGTCCTATTAATAATCATCGTGATACATTTATGTACTCTATGCATAGGACTCCCTTTGCTTTATtggaaattataaaataaaagaaaattaaaataaacaagagGATTATACAAAGACAaaaaagcaacaacaacaacaccaagTGTACGTGTCCAATAATATCTGAATTTCACAACATACCATTTAACTAAACAAAATGTGCATACCCAAAAAATGAACAAATGAAAAAGTAGAGGTGCAGAACTCCATTTTATACCCCTTAATTATTAGCTTGTTTATGCATGTTAATatggatattatttttattggtttctATTATATTTCTGAAAAATAATCTATTTTAGTGGAATTTACATACATTGAAGGTATACTACAAGAACGTCACTCAATCTCACTCAATGATATCTATTACAAAGTGATAATAGAGTTGTTCACACACACATACCATGATAgattaaatttttaagaaaaatatatttaagaaattatatttaaaatttttataacgaACAAAACTAGAATTTGATTCTTGTTgtctttttttttaccaaaaataaaaagattcgAACCTGTGATTTCTAGGTAGATATGAGAAGACTATACTATTGAGTTATAGCTCAGTTGTTGATTCTTgttgtatttattattttaaaaacaacaatgctagggaATCAAGAGGGTATTAGCAAAAAATCAGTCAAATATCTCTGCGTGAATCTAAAACTTTTACGTGAATGATGCATATACTAGATATTAGGATGTTTTTTCTACTAAGTATCAAAATGTTTCTTTtttatactaaatggatgttcttttatatattttataaatttttttatatactaagaatCGAGATTGTTGGAAGCAGATTTCCGTGATTCCCGTCCCTAATTCTCCAACGtatcattcaaaattttaattaaaaaataataaaattaattaaatataattataaattaattaagttgtttacttTTTGGCTGATAACCTTTTGGTTCTATATACCtttccttttaaaaaataaaagtttaaacaaaaatgaaaagaaattaacgCACAATATAtgttattcacaattcaaaaaGCATTTTAGAATAATTAAGTTATAACAAGGAGGATTGAAAAAATTAGCAATgctttttatgatatatatacaTTTACCACTCATCATGATCTAAGACTTTGCACAAGAAGATTCTCATCTTTTATAGTGGCTCTGGTGGCTCCACTGCTCAAGGTGAAGTCATCACATCCCATGTGTTTGAAGGTCTCCCATTTGAGTTTCTTTGATAATGGGGgaagtttttcttttaatttagttttttttccctctttgctaatatttttattttccactatttatttattcattttgacAATTGATTATTGAATTCTCAGCATCGAAAAGGAAGAATAATGTTCCGATTCTTCGAATAACCATTATTTTCTAAtattgaataaaagaaataatagTAGATGTAAGCGTCAATGCAATTAAACTAATGAGTAATTAGAAggatatttaaaacttaaaaagattAAAGATGTGCTTGTTTGTAGTTTAAGAAAATGCTTTTATTACAACTTAATTTCTTTATGtaattaaaacaaactgaaaattgCTTTTTATCAGAGGATATATATTctgtttaaactttttaaaatattgaaaGATCAGAGTTTGCTtggtttatgtttttatttttaatattttttgtttttacgaTTTATATAACCATATCAAtggatattttttttgtctttttaaccTTTCGATAGAAAAATTGCTGAAATTCTATAATATCTAACTATATGAAGACTAGTCCGACCTTGCTTTTGCAATTCATGTATTCTTCTACAATTGAGCACTGAAAAGTAGTAAAACGTATTGATTCGTCTGAATACTGGAGAGGCCGAGCTTAAGCGCTTTCGAGTAAGTCATCAACTGGAAGGAAGAGTTTCACGTCGGCCGAGATCAAACACCGTGGCAGGAATACCTGcaaaagatactccgacgctcaagttagtgaTAATCTCAAAAGAGAGAGAGTAATTAAGTGAGAGTGAATAGGTGAATATGAAAACTGGTAGTGGAACTTGGTTTTAGCCGAGAATATTAGTTCGGCTTTATAGGGATTGTTTTACCGTTTTCATGTGGATAAGTCCTAGTTTGTAAGTTGGttatgatattttgtttttatgtgATTCAGTTTGTTGAGCACGTTTCTTAATTTCAAAGTAGGTGAGGCCGTTTTTGGTTGCTTTCGCGCCGAGTTTATCGGGAGACTTAATTCGGGGCCGAGGTTAATTGCTCACGTGCCGAGCTTTTCGGGCGAGCGAGGATAAGGGTGacgtatcatagcccccaagcttgcctTGGTTTGGACAGGACTAAGGCGAGCTTTTTGGACGAGGAATACTGTAATCCTCGGTCGTCGATTTGTTGTCGCGTATGCACCTTGCAGCCCCCAAGCTCGGCTTGGTTCTGTCTCAGAATGCAAAATGTTTTGCTGGCCTCGTTCTGCGCCGCCATTATGATATGATTGATGTGAAAATGCTCCATTTTTCTAGGTGCCCCTGTCCATTGAATTTTGTAGTGGATTTAATGTTTCTCTTTTTTAGCAATCTGGCTTTAATGCTGTGATATTGTAACCGTCTATGCTTTGAAGGAGTTATCCCTAGTTGATTTTTCCCTTTCCTTCATTCTGCCCTTATTTCAAAAAAAGAGTTTTGTTTTTCTTCCTGACTGAGAATGAGTAAGAAAGGTCAGTGTTAACTCTtttcctatttttcttttttgcttttctGTGTTTCTGTTTCTGTGTTCTTGATGGAGAACTGCGATGTTGGTGACCCATATGGTTGGGTGGATACGAGGGTGAGAGAGTATGTATCCCAGTTTGATGATGAGGAGTCAGTGAGGTTGTTGGGGTCAGATCTCTGGGTCAGGGAGGGTAGTAATATTAGGGTAGAGTTATTACCTTGTGTGAGGGGTGACCGAGTGTGAAACCGACTAGATGATTGGTCTTTCTTCTTCATGTATAGTTGTCTATTTACTAAGTTGGGTGTGAGACTTCCTTTCACCGAGTTTCAGTGTGGGGTTCTATATTGGTTGAATTGTGCTCCAAcccagcttcacccaaattcTTGGGGTTTTGTCCGGGCGTTTGAGATTTTGATGGAACTATTGGAGCATCCGCCGTCTCTCAagctatttttctctttatttcaagCAAAAGGTGTGAATAGGGGCTTGTGGGTAAACCTTAGTAGTTATCCTCGTCGTGCTGTGTTTGGTCTGTATAAGTCATCGTTtaaggattttaaatccatattTGTAAGGGTTAGGAGTGTACCCGAGGATTTCTCGTTTTATTTGAACGAGCATTTAGTTGAGAGATTTCCTTTATTTTGGTGTGCCGAGCCATATCAAGCGTTGGATGTAGATGATAGGCTTCCTGATGATGATATCGTGATGGATTTTTTGTTTAAGTCCTTGGGTCCGAAAGGTTTATTATCAGTTTCCGAGATGTTGAAATGGGATACTGATAAGCAGGCTGTATATGATCACATAGGTAATCTGTGTTGCTATGCTTGTTCTCTATTTCTCTTTTGGTATGTTAATTCTAATTTGGTTGTTTATAATTTTCAGTCGAGAAAGCTCCTGCGATTACTACTGCAGGCTTAAAATCCTATTTCAATCAACGGAAGAAGGGTGAGAAGGAGGTTTCGTCTAACGCCGGGAAGGGTCCTTCTATTCTGGTTCAATATGGCCTTGGGCAGAAGCATAAGAGGAAGAGAGGGCAAGGTCAATGTAGCCTTGCCGAGGTCTTAGAGGGTAAGGGGGAGTCGTCTATGATTCTGTAGATGGTTGAATCTGCATATGAATCTCAGAAGAGGCTCCATGAGTATGATCAGAATATGCATGCCAGGTCCTCGTGGGCGAAGCTGTATCCCTTTGGCACCATGGCTGACGAGCTTTGCTGTTTTCCGGACGACATGAAGATGATTGACGAAGTTGGCCGAACTGGTGTTAGCCGATTTCTTTAGGTATATGTTTTGTTGTGTTGTCTGTAGGTTTTTTTGTTGATGTCACTtatttgctttttctcttttgtagGTGATTGGTGCTCGGATCGTTGCCATTGGTCGGGCACAGGAGCTTGCCTTAGATCGGGAGGAGAAAGAGGCTTCTCGTGTAGAGGAGCTTTTTGGAATCATTCAAGAGAAGGATCAAAAAATTTCTGAGCTCTCTGCCTCTATGGAGAAGAAAGAGCTTGAGTTGGCTGATGAGAGAGAACTGCACAAGACGTTATCTGAGAAATTGAAGGTTATGGGGTCCGAGAATGATCAGCTCTCTGCTCAGATCAAAGAATTGGAAAGTGGGATTTATGAGGCTTTTGCCCAAGGTTTTGAGCATGCTGTCTCCCAGGTTAAAGTGTTGTACCCGGAAGGTGATCCTTCAAAACTCGACGTCATGAAGGTGGTCATGAATGGTGAGCTTGTGGATGATGAGGCCGCTGCCGGAAGTGATGGCAAGGGGTCGAGCATTGGTGATAAAGCAGATTAGGTTTATAGTTTATGCCTCATTTTATATATGGTGTAATGGGCTTTGAACTTGTGAATTGTTTTGGATTTGTTGAAGGATTTCGAGTACTATCCTTGGTAGTAGTATTTTGGTTTCCGAGTACGCAGCTCGGCTTGGCAATGACTGCTTTTTAGTTTTATATAATATGATGTTTTTCCCAAGTTATGATATGTTGTATTATGATAATACTTGTATGTATGTGTTGACTATGACCGCAGCCATTTCTTGTATGGTCGTATTGTTAATAAGGAGAGTTGTGGCTCTGATATAAGGGTTATGGCGAAGTGATCCCTTGGGATTCGTTTGAGTTACTTGATGTTTGTTTCATTTGTTTGTATTTTTTCCGAGTAATATGCTCGGTATGCGCATTTTGACTTCCGAGTATGAAACTCGGGTTGTTTTGTACATTCACTAATTGTTAAGatacaaaatattttgatttttaatgtAAGGTACACCGGTGTGGTGATTTGTGGCGtctggcctcgttaaaaccctctccGAGTAAAACCCCTGTTTTTTGGGAGAAAACCTTCGGAGGGGAAAAAGAGTACCATCATTCGCGAATTTATATATCATGACTGATATCCCCTTAGGGAGGAGACATTCCATGTTCCTGAAAGATGATCTCCTTTAAGGGTTTCTAGTTTGTAAGCCCCCTTTCCGAGATTTTGAAGAACTCGGAAAGGTCCTTCCCAATTTGCGGCTAATTTGCCATGTCCTGGAGGTTTCCGAGCTTCTTCTGTTCGTCTAAGTACGAGATCTCCGCTGTTGAAGGACCTGTGAACTACTCTTTTGTTGTGTCTTTGCTCTATGTATTGCTTTCTGGCTCGCTGCTTTATGGCTGAAatgtctctttcttcttctacaagATCCAACTCAACTGACCGAGCTTGCAAATTATTGGATTGATCATAGAGGTCGGTCCTTAATGTTGGGACGCTGACCTCTACTGGAATGAGTGCTTCTGCGCCATATACCAGCTTGAAAGGAATTTCTTCTGTGGCGGATTGAATACTGGTATTGTAACCCCATAGGATCTCTGGAATGAGGTCGGCCCATTCTCCTTTAGCCTCGCCGAGCTTTTTCTTTAATCCCTGCAAGATAATTCTGTTAGCTGATTCAACTTGTCCGTTAGTTTGCGGGTGCTCTACTGAGCTGAAATGATGTTTGATGTTAAACTTTGTTAGAAAGGCAGCGAGCTTATGGTCTGTAAATTGTCTCCCGTTATCCGAGATTATCTCTCTTGGGATACTGTATCTGCATATAATATTCTTCCATAAAAAAGATCGCACCTTTTCTGCCGTTATTTATGACAGTGgttgtgcttctatccacttAGAGAAATAATCTATTGATACCAAAAGGAACTTTACCTGGCCTGGCGCTTTCAGGAAAGGTCCGAGGATATCCAACCCCCACCTATCGAAAGGTCAGCTTACCTCTATGGTGTGGAGTTCTTCGGCCGGGGTTTCGGAGAGTGTTGCGTGCTTTTGACAATTATCGCATGcctttaattttgaaaaacagtCCCTTTTTATCGTCGACCAATAGTATCCTGTTCGCAATATCTTTGCGGCTAATGCTCGGCCGCCAATGTGATTTCCGCAAATCCCTTCGTGTGTTTCTGTCATAACTTCCTCGGCTTCCTTATTGCTGATGCATTTGAGTAGTGGTTGTGAATGTGCTCGCCTATATAGGGTGTTTCCGAGCACTGTATAGAAGCTTGCTCTTCTTCGGAAGAGCAGCAAGTTCGGCTCATTGTGTGGCATAGCGCCTGTGTTGATGTATTTGAGAAAAGGTGTTCGCCAATCTGGTACCTGTATGATGCTTAAAATTGTATCCTGCTCAAAACTCAGTTTGTCAAGTGTTAGCTGGGACAGTGCCGACGTGTGTTCGGCTTGCCTAGTTGTGGCTAGCTTGGATAACACATCGGCCCTGGTGTTTTGCTCTCTATTTACATGAATAATGTCAAATTTGCTAAATTTTGAAATGAGATCCTTTGTTATGAGCCAATGTTTCTCTAACaaaggatcttttacctggaaTTCACCCTTtatttgatgcaccactaatgAAGAGTCGCAGTAAACTGTTATTCGAGGTATTTGTAGTTGTAGGGCGAGCTTTAGTCCGGCGAGTAAGGCCTCGTACTCCGCCTGATTGTTGCTTGCGTTGAAGCGGAACTGCAGTGACTGCTCGGCCACCACTTTGTCTCCTTCCTTCAACAGTACCCCTGCTCCACTGCCTTCTCTGTTTGACGCTCCATCTACATGTATACTCCAATTGACCTCTGTATTTTGTGTGTCATCAGTCATCTCCGATATAAAGTCGGCTAGCACCTGTGACTTCAATGTTTTCGTTGACTCGTACTGGATGTCAAATTCGGAGAGCTCGACCGACCATTTTATTAGTCTGCCGGCGAGCTCGGGTCTGGTTAATATCTGCCTTAGCGGTTGGTCTGTTCGTACTATGATTGTGTGGCTTTGGAAGTAATGTCGTAGTCTTCTTGCCGTGGTGATTAATGCTAGTGCCAATTATTCTATCTTCGGGTATCTTATTTCTGTAGGTTGCagtatgatgcgtgagcatcttatctattttttcctaatgaatttgcatctaaattgttgagtttaatttataattaattatattttagccactatggatgctattttgagttctgtgcaattttatttattttaggtagcattcggatggatttgatgaagtttctgcagaaaaaaagaagaaaccaaagggatgaccagcgaagaccgacgcggacgcatggctcacgcgaccgcgcggaatggagaaattgcaatgacgcgatcgcgtgcctgacgcaaacgcgtggactaGAATCcgcacaaatgacgcgagcgcgtggacaATGCGGACTcgtcacatgcgcgatctgcaataaTACAAAAAACGCTGGTttcgatttctgggctgtttttgacccagtttccagcccagagaACATagattaaaagctgcagaatagacaaatcaagtggtccccacccatcaactgaagatctgttaattaattcgaatttaaattcaaatcttatcttttaggaaaagatattattttttttagattttaaccTATTAGGATTAGTAATAAATAGGAAATCTGTATATTTTAGACAGATACCAGATTGTTACCAGaactcttatttttcttctctaaaccatgagcaactaatccttcattgttaaggttaggagctctgtctatttgtatggatttattcgtttgatctttctaatttaatttatgtcttgatttatatttcaataattattttcgttcttcattttatgaaatatgggtggaacggaagtatgacccatgttctaattgagttcttgtaaaacttggaaaagctctttacttgaacaacagcttgaaaatatattatactgaattttaattatttgtatttaacgggatacgtgacatataatccccttatttttggataattagaattcttttggcatataaactagaaattgatcatcatcctctaattggaattaattaaccaaggaattggcaattaatgaattttagagaagactagaaaggtctaaggaattagggtctagtcatatatagtttgccatgaaattaaatcttgcatgattaaaatagttagtaagaaaataaatctggaaaaatagataactctgaaacctttaactattttctctaatattttattcccaacttattaaTCTGCCTGTctttgatattctgaatttacactTAAACTTTTtaaacatctcaaaaccaatttctgcttgcctaactaagcttatcactcaataactgttgcttaatccatcaatcctcatgggatcgacccttactcacgtaaggtattacttggtacgacccggtgcacttgccggttagtaagtgtgggttataaaatCCGCACCACAGTACCCtgctgatgaagtatactggGTTTTGTTTTCTCCCTACTTCTGTTACTAGTACTGAGCTTATAGCATGGTTAGATACTGATAGATATAAACACAAAGGTTTACCTGTCTCAGGTCTTTGGAGGATTGGTGGTGATGTTAAGAGCTATTTGAGTTCGTTAAAGGAGTTCTCACATTCGTCTGTCCATGTGAACTTCTTGCCCTTAGAGAACGTCTGGAAAAACTGATAAGATCGGTTTGCCACTGCAGGTAGGAAGCGTAACAGGACAGCTATTCGCCCTGCTACTTGCTGGACTTCTTTTACTGTCTTTGGGCTTGTCATGTTCAGCACGGCTTTGCATTTCTCTGGGTTGGCTTCTATGCCTCGTGAGGTTAGCATGAAACCAAGGAACTTCCCTCCTTGGACTCCAAAAGCACATTTGTCCGGATTGAGTCTCATGTTGTATGCTCGGAGTtgtttgaatatttctaccaagTCATCACAGTGTGACCCTTGTGCCGGTGTCTTGGCTACCATATCATCTACATAGACCTCCATATTCCGGCCTATCTGTTGTTGGAATACTTTGTCCATTAATCTTTGATATGTTGCACCTGtattctttaaaccaaaaggcattaccttgtaacaaaaattttcatGTTCTGTTATAAAAGCTGTTTTGCTTTGGTCCTCTGGGTGCATCAGAATCTGGTTATAagcagagtatgcatccataaaactcaaGGCTTTTAAACCAGAAGCGTTATCAACTAACTTATCAATGCAAGGTAATGGATATGCATCTTTAGGGCAAGCTTTGTTTAAGtttgtaaagtcgacgcacatgcgccatttacctgagttcttccttaccattaccacattgGACAACCATGTGGTGAAGCGGATCTCTCTGATGAAACTTGCGTTGTGGAGCTTCTTTGTTTCTTCGAGTGTTGCTTGTTTTTTCTCCTCCCCGAGGTTCCTTTTTTTCTGTGCTACTGGTCGGACTGTTGTCGATTGCTAACTTATGGCAGATGACCTTTGGACTTATTCCGGGCATGTCATCTGGTGTCCATGCGAATAGGTCGGCGTTGTGGCGCAGTATGTGTATAAGTCTTGCTCGATCTTCCCCTTCTAATGCCTCTCCAATGTATGTGTATTGTTTGTCATCTGCCGTTAGTGTTATTTGTTGAAGGTTGTCCATTGGCCGAGGTCTTTCGCCGAGGTCTTCTCTCGGGTCGAGGTCAGCTAATGTCGCTGTGTCTGCAGAAGTGTGGATTGCTTGAACCTGAGTCCGAGCTTCTTGTTTTGTTTGGGTAAGCTTTAGGCTAGCATTGTAGCACTGCCGAGCTTCTTGATGATCGGTGTACACTGTAGCTATCTTGTTTTCCTGTACTGGAAACTTAACACACAGGTGTAATGTGGACACCACTGCTCTGAATATATTCAGGGTGGGTCTCCCAATTATAATATTGTAAGGGCTATAACAGTCTACTATTAGGTATTGAATATCAATTGACTTTGACATAGGGATTTCTCCCATTGTGGTCTTTAACCATATGTGTCCCATGATGGGGACTCTCTCTCTGGAGAACCCAATTAGCTCTCCCAAGGAGGGCTGTATCAATTTTTCTGATAATTTCATCTTTATAAAGGTAGAATAGAATAAAACATCAGCACTACCACCTGGATCTAGTAATGTTTTTCTTACCAACAGTTCTCCGACCTGGATGGAAATTACCACGGGGTCGTCGAGGTTAGGGCTTGCCGATCTGAAGTCTGCTTGGTTGAAGGATATTGTGACGTCTGGGTCTTTGTCCTTCTTTGGTTGTATGGTTCCTTCGATTGCTAGCATCACCCTGTAGCTTCGTTTTCTGGCCGAGCTTGTTTCGCCTCCGCCTGCGAATCCTCCTGATATGTGGCTAATGACTCCCCTTGGTGGATCAGGAGTTGTCTGTTCTTTTTTGTTGTTGTCCGCCGTTATTTGTTTGTTCTCTTCCCTGTCCGAGTTTCCTCTTCTGCCCTTCTGGCTCTCGACGTATTTGTCTAAGAGTCCTTGGCGTGCCAGAATTTCTAGGAGGTCCTTTGTGACAATGCAGTCATCCGTGGTGTGGCCGAACTTCTGGTGGAAGGCACATTGCTTTGTCCTATCCACGAACCTTTGGTCCTGGTAGTTCCCTGCTCGAGCTGGTGGCTTTATGATTTTGGCATTGAGGATTTCTCTGATGATGTTTTCTCTCTTGGTACTGAACCTGGTATATGTGTTGTATTTCGATGTGAGCTTGGAAGGCTTCTTAATGTCTCTACTGCCTAGCGATCTGAAAGTTCTTTCCTCATCTCGCTGATGTGGTTGTTTGTCCGATTTTTGGGCCTCGCGGAGCTCTTCGATCTCCATTTGACCTGCCGCCCTTTCCCGAAATTCTTCTAGCGTCTTAGGCTTTGTTATAGCAATGGTCTCCCGAAATTTTCCGGGCCTGAGGCCGGATTTTAGAGCATGTAGGTGGACGGCCGGGTCTAGGTCTTGGATCTCCATAGTGGCATCTGCGAATCTGGTCATGTAGTCCTTCAAGCTCTCGTGCTGACCTTGTTTGATGGTGCCGAGGTAATTTGATCCATGTACGTATATCCTCGATGCAGCAAAATAATCAATGAATGACCTGGCTAGGTCTTCAAAGGAGGAGATTGATCCTACAGAAAGTTTAGAAAACCAGAGCAGCGCAGCACCATCAAGATAAGTGGGAAATACTCGGCAGAAGACGGGCTCATTGTTAGGACCGTTGAAGAACATCATCGATTGGAACTTCTTCATGTGGGCTTGGGGATCTCCGAACCCCTTATATGGTTCTAGTGCAGTGGGAAGCGTAAAGTTCTTTGGCATCTGGTAGTTGGTAATTTTCTCGGAGAAGGGGTTGTCGAGGGTGAGTTTCTCCTTCGGCGGGATGATGTTTAAAGGGTCTGTGGCAACTTGGGCCGAGCCTTTGGAGCTTTCCCCATTGTTCTGGGTTGATAGCTCGGCTATCCTTCGTACTTCCGCCTGAAGCTCGGTGATTCGGGCCAGGAGGTCATCCTGTGAGAGTTGTGGATTTTTTCTGTCTGCCATGTTCGAGGATCAGAAATCCTACAAAATATAGTAGAAGACTAAACGAAGGAAAAAATGGGGTTAGATGTattcggccccacggtgggcgccaagtgTTTCGTCTGAACACTAGGGAGGCCGAGCTTAAGCGCTTCTGAGTAAGTTGTCAACTGGGAGGAAGAGTTTCACGTCGGCCGAGATCAAACACCGTGGCGGGAATACCTGcaaaagatactccgacgctcaagttagtgaTAATctcaaaagagagagagagtaattaAGTGAGAGTGAATAGGTGAATATGAAAACTGGTAGTGGAACCTGGTTTTAGCCGAGAACATTAGTTCGGCTTTATAGGGATTGTTTTACCGTTTTCATGTGGATAAGTCCTAGTTTGTAGGTTGGTTATGATGTTCTATTTTTATGTGATTTAGTTTGTTGAGCACGTTTCTTATTTTTAAAGTAGGTGAGGCTGTTTCTGGTTGCTTTCGCGCCGAGTTTATCGGGAGACTTGATTCGGGGCCGAGGTTAATTGCTCACGTGCCGAGCTTTTCGGGCGACCGAGGATAAGGGTGACGTATCACGTATTTTAAGATATGTTATACAATTAGCCATTCAATTTACCAGATGCACTATTGTGTGTATTTATAGAGCAACTTAGTCTTTTGAAGAAGCAACAATAAGCTAAAATAAGCAGCAGTAGTAAAGCAGAATATAGAACAATAACTACAGCACAATTTGAGTACCGTCAGATTTATTGGTagatttactaaaaaaatttgtCAATAATGTGTTTATTGTTGGAATAAAT from Arachis hypogaea cultivar Tifrunner chromosome 10, arahy.Tifrunner.gnm2.J5K5, whole genome shotgun sequence includes:
- the LOC140175764 gene encoding uncharacterized protein, with protein sequence MTDDTQNTEVNWSIHVDGASNREGSGAGVLLKEGDKVVAEQSLQFRFNASNNQAEYEALLAGLKLALQLQIPRITVYCDSSLVVHQIKGEFQVKDPLLEKHWLITKDLISKFSKFDIIHVNREQNTRADVLSKLATTRQAEHTSALSQLTLDKLSFEQDTILSIIQVPDWRTPFLKYINTGAMPHNEPNLLLFRRRASFYTVLGNTLYRRAHSQPLLKCISNKEAEEVMTETHEGICGNHIGGRALAAKILRTGYYWSTIKRDCFSKLKACDNCQKHATLSETPAEELHTIEGLKKKLGEAKGEWADLIPEILWGYNTSIQSATEEIPFKLVYGAEALIPVEVSVPTLRTDLYDQSNNLQARSVELDLVEEERDISAIKQRARKQYIEQRHNKRVVHRSFNSGDLVLRRTEEARKPPGHGKLAANWEGPFRVLQNLGKGAYKLETLKGDHLSGTWNVSSLRGYQS
- the LOC140175765 gene encoding uncharacterized protein encodes the protein MADRKNPQLSQDDLLARITELQAEVRRIAELSTQNNGESSKGSAQVATDPLNIIPPKEKLTLDNPFSEKITNYQMPKNFTLPTALEPYKGFGDPQAHMKKFQSMMFFNGPNNEPVFCRVFPTYLDGAALLWFSKLSVGSISSFEDLARSFIDYFAASRIYVHGSNYLGTIKQGQHESLKDYMTRFADATMEIQDLDPAVHLHALKSGLRPGKFRETIAITKPKTLEEFRERAAGQMEIEELREAQKSDKQPHQRDEERTFRSLGSRDIKKPSKLTSKYNTYTRFSTKRENIIREILNAKIIKPPARAGNYQDQRFVDRTKQCAFHQKFGHTTDDCIVTKDLLEILARQGLLDKYVESQKGRRGNSDREENKQITADNNKKEQTTPDPPRGVISHISGGFAGGGETSSARKRSYRVMLAIEGTIQPKKDKDPDVTISFNQADFRSASPNLDDPVVISIQVGELLVRKTLLDPGGSADVLFYSTFIKMKLSEKLIQPSLGELIGFSRERVPIMGHIWLKTTMGEIPMSKSIDIQYLIVDCYSPYNIIIGRPTLNIFRAVVSTLHLCVKFPVQENKIATVYTDHQEARQCYNASLKLTQTKQEARTQVQAIHTSADTATLADLDPREDLGERPRPMDNLQQITLTADDKQYTYIGEALEGEDRARLIHILRHNADLFAWTPDDMPGISPKVICHKLAIDNSPTSSTEKKEPRGGEKTSNTRRNKEAPQRKFHQRDPLHHMVVQCGNALSFMDAYSAYNQILMHPEDQSKTAFITEHENFCYKVMPFGLKNTGATYQRLMDKVFQQQIGRNMEVYVDDMVAKTPAQGSHCDDLVEIFKQLRAYNMRLNPDKCAFGVQGGKFLGFMLTSRGIEANPEKCKAVLNMTSPKTVKEVQQVAGRIAVLLRFLPAVANRSYQFFQTFSKGKKFTWTDECENSFNELK